One region of Thunnus albacares chromosome 8, fThuAlb1.1, whole genome shotgun sequence genomic DNA includes:
- the tmem67 gene encoding meckelin: protein MATGTLPFVILRYRVPLTLFLLIYIDLFHCLQFIVPFKAPSDCGVEEFFDISSLSCVRCGPNQRRSTTGQSCICKTGYKALTTDKASTTCQQCPTDKPAVTNDGFGCIRCPASLNDEGKCRCPTGSVLVERDVNGNLLDEATCETCTGNGPAFSVPNSSGDRCERCQASFINTSCVCNPPNVLAGGLCFAPGSLPTNVNPSVNFAQLKFSVQSAWFVKNLYSSSAACLVFSNLTACQALGNMCVMNMHSFSSVSTDACGLFNTIFRSRAALSSTQDISYWRVNLPWLYYGDEPGLASRVLQTDPVPIGFSFRGKNKNTDIKLIAAVYNARGEFLRWENIGGDNLQLCPETTTKQAAAFSFGTAYQESCDLSVLELVQTYPEPLFYDVFMDLGGGENRKLLPLPTLVYNQQYSGRFINQESMKNWYLSRRMFLVDTLSGREKSVNSQPKVIRVATSIKIRFQLVPRTLEGQVYPPLMTVTYRDVLITDINTQTVSTTFSVEYEMDQNEARMKTDTALGVMGGVAVLYSLLKTVSWKRRIASPLIDVETMLKFLLFYAGDLANVFFAVTVGTGLYWLIFYKAQQFVSVLLPLPDQEEQFVTYIGCAFALKAVQFLHKLFLQLSVDVFFIDWERPRSKASRTVQATGEKRDSSPVSIWRTYFVANEWNEIQSIRKISPTFQIMAVLFFLEVLGFSNLALRDPWPTLQRSPQAYTPSYSLTLRYGLSATLWLCIGLLQVIFFTVFHEHFVEDKIRQFVDLCSISNISVLLLSHRCFGYYIHGRSVHGHADTNMEEMNNNLKRESESLCSQRGLLPNTETQTFQVSITNRLRVQYDRIREPISRRNRPSRLMDASSANPLDQSIRAYHTMNHFLGSIIDHAQPDMDYIVKDKLMFERVIGMEFLEPSDKSIFYNDEAHSFSDVLFYGNEATLLMFDTLFFCVVDLGSQSFILAAVLTYVQQTIFRMIRIALGRKNLVNKTMVDERFLI, encoded by the exons ATGGCGACGGGGACGCTACCGTTTGTTATTCTCAGATACAGGGTGCCTCTAACGTTGTTTCTTTTGATATACATTGATCTGTTTCACTGCCTGCAGTTTATCGTCCCGTTTAAGGCTCCTTCAGACTGTGGAGTGGAAGAATTCTTCGATATCTCGAGTCTGTCGTGTGTGAGGTGCGGTCCAAATCAGCGACGAAGCACAACAG GACAGAGTTGCATTTGCAAAACTGGGTACAAGGCTCTCACCACTGATAAGGCATCCACTACTTGTCAGCAATGTCCCACTGACAAGCCT GCAGTAACTAATGACGGGTTTGGGTGTATTCGCTGTCCAGCCAGTCTCAATGATGAGGGGAAGTGCCGGTGCCCAACAGGCAGTGTCCTCG TGGAGAGGGATGTTAATGGAAACCTTTTGGATGAGGCCACATGTGAGACGTGTACTGGAAATGGCCCTGCTTTCTCAGTACCAAACAGCAGTGGAGACAG GTGTGAGAGATGTCAGGCTTCCTTCATTAACacctcctgtgtgtgtaaccCTCCTAATGTCCTG GCCGGAGGATTATGTTTCGCTCCAGGCAGCCTCCCCACCAATGTGAATCCCAGTGTCAACTTTGCTCAGTTG AAGTTCAGTGTGCAGTCAGCATGGTTCGTCAAAAACCTGTACTCCTCTTCAGCAGCGTGCCTT GTCTTCTCCAACCTGACGGCGTGTCAGGCTCTCGGGAACATGTGTGTGATGAACATGCACTCCTTCAGCAGTGTGAGCACCGATGCCTGCGGCCTCTTTAACACCATCTTCAGATCCAGGGCTGCTCTGAGCTCAACTCAAGACATTTCCTACTG GAGAGTTAATCTGCCGTGGCTTTACTACGGGGACGAACCAGGACTGGCCAGTCGAGTACTTCAGACTGATCCAGTTCCGATTGGGTTCAgtttcagaggaaaaaacaag AACACTGATATTAAGCTGATTGCTGCTGTCTATAATGCCAGAGGAGAGTTTCTCAGATGGGAAAACATAGGAGGGGATAATCTGCAG CTTTGTCCAGAAACAACCACCAAACAGGCGGCAGCCTTCAGCTTTGGAACTGCTTACCAAGAAAGT tgtgATCTCTCAGTATTAGAGCTGGTGCAAACTTATCCTGAGCCATTGTTCTATGATGTGTTTATGGACCTTGGTGGAGGAGAGAACAGAAAACTCCTTCCCCTGCCCACACTAGTTTATAACCAGCAATACAGTGGACGATTCATCAACCAAG AGAGCATGAAGAACTGGTACCTGTCTCGACGTATGTTTCTTGTCGACACGCTGAGTGGAAGAGAGAAAAGCGTGAATTCCCAACCTAAAGTCATCCGTGTGGCCACCAGCATCAAAATAAG gtTCCAGCTGGTTCCACGAACCCTGGAAGGACAGGTATACCCCCCTCTAATGACTGTGACCTACAGAGATGTTCTCATCACGGATATCAATACACAAACTGTGTCT ACGACATTTTCTGTGGAGTACGAGATGGATCAGAATGAGGCTCGCATGAAGACAGAT ACTGCTCTGGGTGTAATGGGCGGTGTGGCCGTGCTGTACTCGCTGTTGAAGACAGTCAGCTGGAAGAGGAGGATCGCCTCGCCGCTCATTGACGTGGAG ACAATGTtgaagtttttgttgttttacgCTGGAGATCTGGCCAACGTTTTCTTCGCTGTCACCGTGGGAACTGGACTCTACTGGCTCATCTTTTACAAG gCCCAACAGTTTGTATCTGTGTTGTTGCCACTGCCTGATCAGGAGGAGCAGTTTGTGACGTACATCGGCTGTGCCTTCGCTCTCAAG GCGGTCCAGTTTCTCCACAAGCTGTTCCTGCAGTTGTCCGTCGATGTGTTCTTTATTGATTGGGAGAGGCCGCGAAGCAAAGCCAGCAGGACTGTGCAAG CGACCGGTGAGAAACGTGACTCCTCTCCAGTCAGCATCTGGAGGACCTACTTTGTGGCCAATGAGTGGAACGAGATCCAGTCCATCCGCAAGATTAGTCCCACCTTTCAGATCATGGCTGTGCTCTTCTTCCTTGAA GTGCTGGGTTTCTCAAACCTAGCTCTGAGGGACCCCTGGCCAACTTTACAGCGCTCCCCACAGGCGTACACCCCTTCATACAGCCTGACGCTGCGCTACGGTCTGTCAGCCACACTCTGGCTCTGCATCGGACTTCTGCAG GTGATTTTCTTCACTGTGTTTCATGAGCACTTTGTGGAGGACAAAATCCGCCAGTTTGTGGATCTCTGCTCCATCAGTAAT ATTTCTGTGTTGCTGTTATCTCACCGGTGTTTTGGCTACTACATCCATGGGCGATCAGTGCATGGCCATGCTGATACAAACATGGAGGAAATGAATAACAATctgaagagagaatct GAGTCACTATGCAGTCAAAGAGGTCTACTTCCCAACACAGAAACCCAGACATTTCAGGTCTCCATTACCAACCGTCTGCGGGTGCAGTATGACCGGATACGGGAGCCAATCAGCAGG AGGAACAGGCCATCACGGCTGATGGACGCATCCTCAGCCAACCCGCTTGATCAAAGCATCAGGGCCTACCACACCATGAACCACTTCCTGGGATCTATTATAGACCAT GCCCAACCTGACATGGACTATATAGTGAAGGACAAGCTGATGTTTGAGAGGGTCATAGGGATGGAGTTCCTTGAACCCAGTGACAAGAGCATCTTTTACAATG ACGAGGCCCACTCTTTCAGTGATGTGCTGTTTTATGGAAACGAGGCCACGCTGCTGATGTTTGATACTTTGTTCTTCTGTGTCGTTGACCTTGGATCTCAGAGCTTCATACTTGCAGCTGTGCTTACTTACGTACAGCAAACA ATATTTCGCATGATCCGCATCGCTCTCGGAAGGAAGAACCTTGTCAACAAGACTATGGTGGATGAGAGATTTCTGATATAA
- the pdp1 gene encoding pyruvate dehydrogenase phosphatase catalytic subunit 1 isoform X1, with translation MLWHRFAPSAMPVTSQLLRGLPRAKVLASGLLPCQQHQSHLGPIIHRPASKRPSHMWQSHQHSRCYQTTSVLHSYILSPPQVNSILKANEYSFKVPEFDGKNVSSVMGFESNQLPANAPIEDRRSAATCLQTRGMLLGVFDGHAGCACAQALSERLFYYIAVSLLPHDTLCELEAAVEAGRALSPILQWHKHPNDYFSREAQTLYFNSLRTYWQELIDLTSPGEVPDTREALMNAFKRLDNDISLEAQVGDPNAFLHYWVLRVAFSGATACVAHIDGQDLFIANSGDARAILGVQEEDGSFSCHTLSNDHSAQNEDEIARIRGEHPPSERKTVIRQDRLLGLLMPFRAFGDVKFKWSIELQKRVLESGPDQLHENEHTKFIPPNYHTPPYLTAEPEITYHKLRPQDRFMVIASDGLWETLHRQEVVRIVGEYLTGVHQHQPLTVGGYRVTLGQMQGLLQERKARASSAFEDQNSATHLMRHAVGNNEFGTVDHERLSKMLSLPEELARMYRDDITIIVAPFNPHVIGAQRQEGQS, from the exons ATGTTGTGGCACCGCTT cgcACCGTCAGCCATGCCTGTAACATCACAGCTGCTCAGGGGTTTGCCTCGTGCCAAGGTCCTGGCCTCCGGTTTGTTACCATGCCAACAACACCAGTCCCACTTAGGACCCATCATTCACCGACCTGCCTCAAAGCGGCCGTCCCATATGTGGCAGAGTCACCAACACTCAAGATGTTACCAGACAACCTCAGTGCTCCACAGCTACATCCTCAGTCCGCCGCAGGTCAACTCCATTCTGAAAGCCAACGAGTACAGCTTCAAG GTGCCAGAGTTCGATGGGAAGAATGTGTCATCGGTGATGGGTTTTGAGAGTAATCAGCTGCCAGCCAACGCTCCTATAGAAGACCGTCGCAGTGCCGCCACATGCCTGCAGACACGAGGAATGCTGCTGGGTGTGTTTGATGGCCATGCTGGCTGTGCCTGTGCTCAG GCGCTGAGTGAGAGGCTTTTTTACTACATAGCGGTGTCGCTGCTGCCCCACGACACACTGTGTGAGCTGGAGGCCGCGGTGGAGGCTGGCAGGGCCCTCAGTCCCATCCTGCAGTGGCACAAACACCCCAATGACTACTTCAGCAGGGAGGCTCAGACTCTCTACTTCAACAGCCTCCGAACCTACTGGCAGGAGTTAATAGATCTCACCAG ccCAGGAGAAGTTCCAGACACGCGGGAGGCGTTGATGAATGCCTTCAAAAGGCTGGACAATGACATTTCTCTGGAGGCTCAG GTTGGAGACCCAAATGCTTTCCTGCACTACTGGGTTCTGAGAGTGGCCTTTTCTGGAGCAACGGCGTGTGTGGCTCACATCGATGGACAAGACCT GTTTATAGCCAATTCAGGTGATGCTCGGGCTATTTTGGGAGTGCAGGAGGAGGACGGTTCATTCAGTTGTCACACACTCTCTAATGACCACAGCGCTCAGAACGAGGATGAGATTGCTCGGATACGGGGTGAACACCCTCCgtcagagaggaaaacagtTATACGACAG GACCGGCTGCTCGGCCTCCTCATGCCGTTCCGTGCGTTTGGGGACGTGAAGTTCAAGTGGAGCATTGAGCTGCAGAAGCGAGTGCTGGAGTCCGGACCCGATCAGCTCCATGAAAATGAGCACACGAAGTTTATACCCCCAAACTACCACACTCCCCCCTACCTGACGGCTGAGCCTGAGATCACGTACCACAAACTGCGGCCACAGGATCGCTTCATG GTGATTGCTTCTGACGGCCTCTGGGAGACCCtccacagacaggaagtggttCGTATTGTTGGGGAATATTTAACAGGGGTGCACCAGCATCAGCCGCTCACAGTTGGAGGCTACAGGGTTACCCTGGGACAGATGCAGGGGCTGCTGCAAGAGAGGAAAGCTCGTGCATCTTCGGCTTTCGAGGATCAGAACTCGGCGACCCACCTGATGCGCCACGCGGTGGGAAACAACGAGTTCGGCACAGTGGACCACGAGAGGCTTTCTAAAATGCTGTCGCTACCGGAGGAGCTCGCTCGCATGTACCGTGATGACATCACCATTATCGTCGCTCCATTCAACCCTCACGTGATAGGAGCACAGAGACAGGAAGGGCAGTCCTGA
- the pdp1 gene encoding pyruvate dehydrogenase phosphatase catalytic subunit 1 isoform X2, translating into MPVTSQLLRGLPRAKVLASGLLPCQQHQSHLGPIIHRPASKRPSHMWQSHQHSRCYQTTSVLHSYILSPPQVNSILKANEYSFKVPEFDGKNVSSVMGFESNQLPANAPIEDRRSAATCLQTRGMLLGVFDGHAGCACAQALSERLFYYIAVSLLPHDTLCELEAAVEAGRALSPILQWHKHPNDYFSREAQTLYFNSLRTYWQELIDLTSPGEVPDTREALMNAFKRLDNDISLEAQVGDPNAFLHYWVLRVAFSGATACVAHIDGQDLFIANSGDARAILGVQEEDGSFSCHTLSNDHSAQNEDEIARIRGEHPPSERKTVIRQDRLLGLLMPFRAFGDVKFKWSIELQKRVLESGPDQLHENEHTKFIPPNYHTPPYLTAEPEITYHKLRPQDRFMVIASDGLWETLHRQEVVRIVGEYLTGVHQHQPLTVGGYRVTLGQMQGLLQERKARASSAFEDQNSATHLMRHAVGNNEFGTVDHERLSKMLSLPEELARMYRDDITIIVAPFNPHVIGAQRQEGQS; encoded by the exons ATGCCTGTAACATCACAGCTGCTCAGGGGTTTGCCTCGTGCCAAGGTCCTGGCCTCCGGTTTGTTACCATGCCAACAACACCAGTCCCACTTAGGACCCATCATTCACCGACCTGCCTCAAAGCGGCCGTCCCATATGTGGCAGAGTCACCAACACTCAAGATGTTACCAGACAACCTCAGTGCTCCACAGCTACATCCTCAGTCCGCCGCAGGTCAACTCCATTCTGAAAGCCAACGAGTACAGCTTCAAG GTGCCAGAGTTCGATGGGAAGAATGTGTCATCGGTGATGGGTTTTGAGAGTAATCAGCTGCCAGCCAACGCTCCTATAGAAGACCGTCGCAGTGCCGCCACATGCCTGCAGACACGAGGAATGCTGCTGGGTGTGTTTGATGGCCATGCTGGCTGTGCCTGTGCTCAG GCGCTGAGTGAGAGGCTTTTTTACTACATAGCGGTGTCGCTGCTGCCCCACGACACACTGTGTGAGCTGGAGGCCGCGGTGGAGGCTGGCAGGGCCCTCAGTCCCATCCTGCAGTGGCACAAACACCCCAATGACTACTTCAGCAGGGAGGCTCAGACTCTCTACTTCAACAGCCTCCGAACCTACTGGCAGGAGTTAATAGATCTCACCAG ccCAGGAGAAGTTCCAGACACGCGGGAGGCGTTGATGAATGCCTTCAAAAGGCTGGACAATGACATTTCTCTGGAGGCTCAG GTTGGAGACCCAAATGCTTTCCTGCACTACTGGGTTCTGAGAGTGGCCTTTTCTGGAGCAACGGCGTGTGTGGCTCACATCGATGGACAAGACCT GTTTATAGCCAATTCAGGTGATGCTCGGGCTATTTTGGGAGTGCAGGAGGAGGACGGTTCATTCAGTTGTCACACACTCTCTAATGACCACAGCGCTCAGAACGAGGATGAGATTGCTCGGATACGGGGTGAACACCCTCCgtcagagaggaaaacagtTATACGACAG GACCGGCTGCTCGGCCTCCTCATGCCGTTCCGTGCGTTTGGGGACGTGAAGTTCAAGTGGAGCATTGAGCTGCAGAAGCGAGTGCTGGAGTCCGGACCCGATCAGCTCCATGAAAATGAGCACACGAAGTTTATACCCCCAAACTACCACACTCCCCCCTACCTGACGGCTGAGCCTGAGATCACGTACCACAAACTGCGGCCACAGGATCGCTTCATG GTGATTGCTTCTGACGGCCTCTGGGAGACCCtccacagacaggaagtggttCGTATTGTTGGGGAATATTTAACAGGGGTGCACCAGCATCAGCCGCTCACAGTTGGAGGCTACAGGGTTACCCTGGGACAGATGCAGGGGCTGCTGCAAGAGAGGAAAGCTCGTGCATCTTCGGCTTTCGAGGATCAGAACTCGGCGACCCACCTGATGCGCCACGCGGTGGGAAACAACGAGTTCGGCACAGTGGACCACGAGAGGCTTTCTAAAATGCTGTCGCTACCGGAGGAGCTCGCTCGCATGTACCGTGATGACATCACCATTATCGTCGCTCCATTCAACCCTCACGTGATAGGAGCACAGAGACAGGAAGGGCAGTCCTGA